One region of Tamandua tetradactyla isolate mTamTet1 chromosome 6, mTamTet1.pri, whole genome shotgun sequence genomic DNA includes:
- the CIBAR1 gene encoding CBY1-interacting BAR domain-containing protein 1, with product MLRRSLENRDAQTRQLQDAVTNVEKHFGELCQIFAAYVRKTARLRDKADLLVNEINGYASTETPNLKQGLKNFADEFAKLQDYRQAEVERLEAKVVEPLKAYGTIVKMKRDDLKATLTARNREAKQLTQLERTRQRNPSDRHVISQAETELQRATMDATRTTRHLEETIDNFEKQKIKDIKTIFSEFITIEMLFHGKALEVYTAAYQNIQKIDEEEDLEVFRNSLYPPDYSSRLDIVRANSKSPLQRSLSAKCVSGTGQLSTCRLRKDHQANDDDEDEELDVTEEEN from the exons ATGTTAAGGCGCAGCCTGGAAAACCG GGACGCTCAAACCAGACAACTGCAAGATGCTGTCACAAATGTggaaaagcattttggagagctgTGCCAAATCTTTGCTGCTTATGTGCGGAAAACTGCCAGATTGAGAGACAAAGCAGACCTCTTGGTGAATGAAATCAACGGGTATGCCTCTACTGAGACCCCAAATTTAAAGCAGGGCCTGAAAAACTTTGCTGATGAGTTTGCCAAACTTCAGGATTATCGACAAGCAGAG GTTGAAAGACTTGAAGCCAAAGTAGTTGAACCTCTGAAAGCTTATGGAACCATTGTAAAAATGAAACGG GATGACCTTAAAGCAACATTAACAGCAAGGAATCGAGAAGCTAAGCAGTTGACTCAATTAGAAAGGACACGTCAGCGAAACCCATCTGATCGACATGTTATT TCACAG GCAGAAACTGAATTACAGAGAGCGACAATGGATGCTACCCGAACAACTCGTCATCTAGAGGAAACTATTGACAattttgaaaagcagaaaataaaagatataaag ACTATATTTTCCGAATTTATCACTATTGAAATGTTATTTCATGGCAAAGCTTTAGAGGTCTACACTGCTGCCTACCAAAATATACAGAAGATTGATGAGGAAGAAGATTTAGAG GTTTTCCGAAACTCTCTGTATCCACCAGACTATTCATCTCGTTTAGACATTGTAAGAGCAAATTCGAAGTCACCTCTTCAGAGATCACTGTCAGCAAAGTGTGTGTCTGGAACAGGACAG TTATCTACCTGTCGACTAAGAAAAGATCATCAAGCAAATGATGATGACGAAGATGAAGAGTTAGAtgttacagaagaagaaaattga